From Drosophila nasuta strain 15112-1781.00 chromosome X, ASM2355853v1, whole genome shotgun sequence, one genomic window encodes:
- the LOC132797037 gene encoding exportin-5, with protein sequence MSQHGVTEALAAELAKAVDLILHPMTVQQARLEAHMACERFKDESPMCAQVGLYLANSTQYNQQVRHFGLQLIEYTIKFKWNCITHEEKVYIKDNAMKMLNSGVGPAEDRTLMHLKDALSRIIVEMIKREWPQQWSDLLPELSLACNAGEAQTELVLMVFLRLVEDVALLQTIESNQRRKDMYQALNNNMNDIFEFFLRLIEQHVTAFRETTRLGNFQQANAHSRVVEMVLLTMSGFVEWVSIQHIMSSNGKLMHFLCILLNDKAFQCNAAECLGQITNRKGQTKERKPLLHLYGEEPLRYIYTASQMQPDLSSAQSIEQQHTFLKKLLQMLNGLVQQLVALWGKEEGIQRPAHLEIMFECLLLLVQHPSLSVAHGAALNWQLLLKHEGCSKDYLMVNYIPKLIHTIAPRIVKLPYPQQQQQQQLGTTDYYIQLEYDSEEEFAVYFFRCRTDFLEIFRQATLVQPLVTYGYCEQWLQSRLRLTQASPDNGNCSVHDPMYLEWDALVCVLDGVLSRILLVSERPSVANGLRLLGDCLKLETQNPLIYSILLSCISALFVFLSMSSCQLTSNNCVAMSGVALLPRVLDKIFRALVLKPPNEQERVQLKAAKNLRRHAASLLVKLAHKYPLLLLPVFEQINTHVECLLKDPASGAQLDRLMRTTLQEALILISNHFGDFERQTLFIEHIVQQKRNEWLHFGDAFKSPLQFMHYIGLDKPPVLNIESDPSVAHRMRILDALHVVLGVIKRCTWPDDPDRAQRGGFVIGCTDVGNPICRNPATNHVVPLLSHVLSLMRVLNELFRPEALAALSDGYRNIHGMLEHEKKLLMAICAVPADPLDTTIKTEPTAFEKMQSFMSLVTEGCYHLMGSAGPSLGRDLYQLVGLSDAIISNVFSCVDIIPDYRLRPIIRVFFKPFVYSCPPSFYDSVLVPLFAHLTPLMCERLTRRWLYISALYESGQLNGDATDTQEVLEDQLNRTLTREYLDVLKIALVGGQIGADHVSAAGGANVVAMENEEHSMDSAPQTRASQTALLSDIISDLGSKLLRHGHISNYILMTLLKAIAWNDGMCSMKAVNIAAPVMRFLAGEQLMDENKAVSAFTAVLQGMQVHGQHEANQSGLITLGVQFYELLRPKFPILSEVLQHIPSVNAADVQKFDEKISVAPVKGNKVDRAKKDIFKKLTAQLVGRSVNQLFRHEVQIANLPPMPKPAAVGGGAGSKDIMDSNQNSHLGKLFGSEK encoded by the coding sequence ATGTCACAGCATGGCGTGACTGAGGCGCTGGCCGCCGAACTGGCCAAGGCGGTGGACTTGATACTACATCCGATGACCGTGCAACAGGCACGTCTCGAGGCACACATGGCCTGCGAACGGTTCAAGGACGAGTCACCGATGTGCGCCCAGGTGGGACTCTATTTGGCCAACTCGACACAATACAATCAGCAGGTGCGTCACTTTGGACTCCAGCTGATCGAGTATACCatcaaattcaaatggaaTTGCATTACACACGAGGAGAAGGTGTACATCAAGGACAATGCGATGAAGATGCTCAACTCGGGCGTGGGTCCCGCCGAGGATCGCACACTAATGCATTTAAAGGACGCGCTCTCTCGCATCATTGTCGAGATGATCAAGCGCGAGTGGCCCCAACAGTGGAGCGACCTGTTGCCCGAACTCTCGCTCGCCTGCAACGCTGGTGAGGCACAAACCGAGCTCGTCCTCATGGTCTTTCTGCGTCTCGTCGAGGATGTGGCGCTGTTGCAGACCATCGAATCGAATCAGCGACGCAAGGACATGTACCAGGCGctgaacaacaacatgaaTGATATCTTCGAGTTCTTTTTGCGACTGATCGAACAGCATGTGACGGCATTTCGTGAGACCACAAGACTGGGCAACTTTCAGCAGGCGAACGCACACAGTCGGGTCGTCGAGATGGTGCTGCTGACGATGAGCGGATTCGTCGAGTGGGTCAGCATACAACACATCATGTCCAGCAATGGCAAACTGATGCATTTCCTCTGCATACTCCTCAACGACAAAGCATTCCAGTGCAATGCCGCCGAGTGTCTCGGCCAGATTACCAATCGCAAGGGTCAAACGAAGGAGCGCAAGCCGCTGCTGCATCTGTACGGCGAGGAACCGCTGCGCTACATTTACACCGCCAGTCAAATGCAACCAGATCTGAGCAGCGCTCAGTCGATCGAACAACAGCACACGTTCCTCAAGAAGCTCCTCCAGATGCTTAATGGCCTGGTGCAGCAGCTGGTCGCACTCTGGGGCAAGGAGGAAGGCATCCAGCGACCGGCGCATCTTGAGATAATGTTTGagtgcctgctgctgctcgtgcAGCATCCGTCGCTGAGTGTCGCACACGGAGCGGCTCTCaattggcagctgctgctgaagcACGAGGGCTGCTCCAAGGATTACCTGATGGTCAACTACATTCCCAAGCTGATCCACACGATTGCGCCGCGCATCGTGAAGCTGCCATatccgcaacagcaacaacaacagcagctgggcACCACCGATTACTACATACAGCTGGAGTACGACAGCGAGGAGGAGTTTGCCGTCTATTTCTTTCGCTGTCGCACCGACTTCCTCGAGATCTTTCGCCAGGCGACGCTCGTCCAGCCGTTGGTCACCTACGGCTACTGCGAACAGTGGCTGCAGTCGCGTCTGCGCCTCACACAAGCCTCGCCCGACAACGGCAACTGCAGCGTCCATGATCCCATGTACCTGGAGTGGGATGCGCTTGTCTGTGTGCTCGATGGCGTCCTCAGTCGCATACTTTTGGTGTCGGAGCGTCCGTCGGTGGCGAATGGACTGAGGCTGCTCGGCGATTGCCTCAAACTGGAGACACAGAATCCCCTCATCTATTCCATACTGTTGTCCTGCATCTCGGCGCTGTTCGTCTTCCTCAGCATGTCCTCCTGCCAGCTGACCTCCAACAATTGCGTGGCCATGAGCGGAGTGGCGCTCCTTCCCCGCGTCCTCGACAAGATCTTTCGCGCTCTGGTGCTAAAGCCACCCAACGAACAAGAGCGTGTGCAGCTCAAGGCGGCCAAGAATTTGCGACGTCATGCGGCTTCGTTGCTCGTCAAATTGGCGCACAAATatccgctgttgctgctcccgGTGTTCGAGCAGATCAACACGCACGTCGAGTGTTTGCTCAAGGATCCCGCTTCGGGTGCGCAGCTGGATCGCTTGATGCGCACCACGCTTCAGGAGGCGCTCATCCTCATCTCGAACCACTTTGGGGATTTTGAGCGTCAGACTCTCTTCATCGAGCACATCGTGCAGCAGAAGCGCAACGAGTGGCTGCACTTTGGGGACGCCTTCAAGTCGCCGCTTCAGTTCATGCACTACATTGGACTGGACAAACCCCCCGTGCTGAACATCGAGAGTGATCCATCTGTGGCGCATCGCATGCGCATCCTAGACGCTCTGCACGTTGTCCTCGGTGTGATTAAGCGCTGCACTTGGCCCGACGATCCGGATCGGGCGCAGCGAGGTGGCTTTGTCATCGGGTGCACCGATGTCGGTAATCCCATTTGCCGCAATCCCGCCACCAATCATGTGGTGCCGTTGCTATCGCATGTACTCAGCCTGATGCGAGTCCTCAACGAACTGTTTCGCCCCGAAGCGTTGGCAGCGCTCTCCGACGGCTATCGGAATATCCACGGCATGCTCGAGCACGAGAAGAAGCTGCTGATGGCGATCTGTGCGGTGCCCGCCGACCCCCTGGACACCACCATCAAGACCGAGCCGACGGCTTTCGAGAAGATGCAATCGTTCATGTCGCTGGTCACTGAGGGCTGTTACCATCTGATGGGGAGCGCGGGTCCCTCGCTCGGTCGGGATCTGTACCAGCTGGTGGGACTGTCGGATGCCATCATCTCGAATGTGTTCAGCTGCGTGGACATCATACCCGACTATCGCCTGCGTCCTATCATTCGGGTCTTCTTCAAACCCTTCGTCTACTCGTGCCCGCCCAGCTTCTATGACTCGGTGCTGGTGCCGCTGTTCGCCCACCTCACCCCGCTGATGTGCGAGCGTCTGACGCGCCGTTGGCTCTACATCTCGGCGTTGTACGAGTCCGGGCAGCTAAACGGAGATGCCACCGACACCCAGGAGGTGCTCGAGGATCAGCTGAATCGCACCCTGACCCGCGAATATCTCGATGTGCTGAAGATCGCATTGGTCGGTGGTCAAATTGGCGCTGATCACGTGAGCGCCGCCGGCGGTGCCAATGTGGTGGCCATGGAGAACGAGGAGCATTCGATGGACAGTGCACCGCAGACGCGTGCCTCACAGACGGCGCTCCTCTCGGACATCATCTCGGATCTGGGCAGCAAGTTGCTGCGCCACGGACACATCAGCAACTACATACTGATGACGCTGTTGAAGGCGATCGCGTGGAACGATGGAATGTGCAGCATGAAGGCGGTGAACATTGCGGCGCCGGTGATGCGATTCCTGGCCGGGGAGCAGCTGATGGACGAGAACAAGGCGGTGAGCGCATTCACTGCAGTCCTGCAAGGGATGCAGGTGCATGGCCAGCACGAGGCCAATCAATCGGGACTGATCACGCTGGGCGTGCAGTTCTACGAGCTGCTGCGTCCCAAGTTCCCCATCCTGAGCGAGGTGCTCCAGCACATTCCCAGCGTCAACGCGGCGGACGTGCAGAAGTTCGACGAGAAGATCTCTGTGGCGCCTGTCAAGGGCAACAAGGTGGATCGGGCCAAGAAGGACATATTCAAGAAGCTAACCGCACAGCTGGTGGGACGCAGCGTGAATCAATTGTTTCGCCACGAGGTGCAGATTGCAAATTTACCGCCAATGCCGAAGCCAGCCGCAGTCGGAGGAGGAGCTGGCTCAAAGGACATCATGGACAGCAATCAGAACTCGCATTTGGGCAAGCTCTTTGGCAGCGAGAAGTGA
- the LOC132797044 gene encoding actin-related protein 10, which yields MPLYESVMQEKPPIVLDIGNAYTKLGFAAEAYPRLIIPTELVLTTTGETKQLFDYVETDQLYDQLVDFLQTIFFKHLLVSPKERKFVLVENIFGQTVIRETLARALFMHFDVSSVLFVPSHLTALSTLAVNTGLVVDIGYSETTVMPVFSGVQIMSAFKDHSFGSRAVHAEIKRQLLATGVKEALLTEPVLEDIKIRTCFVTSLERAQAKEPHEPPPSVAYAICDDDAVIQIPGTLRESVYELLFEQSNERDSLPHLVLRAILDCNRDVRRALIESIFVIGGGSMVQGLLARLKSELQLLLASDKYYADRFHGELQFKFYHSIGKQNFTAWLGGALCGATDLIQSRSLSKEAYLRHEHVPDWSNLCDNRLNGN from the exons ATGCCGTTGTATGAGAGCGTAATGCAGGAGAAGCCACCCATTGTGCTGGACATTGGCAACGCCTACACAAA GCTGGGCTTTGCAGCGGAAGCGTATCCAAGATTGATCATACCCACAGAGCTGGTGCTCACCACGACAGGAGAGACAAAGCAGCTCTTTGACTATGTGGAAACGGATCAGCTCTACGATCAGCTTGTTGACTTTTTGCAAACGATTTTCTTCAA ACATCTGCTCGTCAGTCCCAAGGAGCGCAAGTTCGTGCTGGTGGAGAACATCTTTGGCCAGACTGTGATTCGCGAGACGCTGGCACGCGCCTTGTTCATGCACTTCGATGTCTCCTCGGTGCTCTTCGTGCCATCGCATCTCACAGCGCTCTCAACGCTTGCGGTGAACACGGGCCTCGTCGTGGACATTGGCTACAGCGAGACGACGGTTATGCCCGTGTTCAGCGGAGTGCAAATCATGTCCGCCTTCAAGGATCACAGCTTTGGCAGTCGCGCAGTGCACGCGGAGATCAAGAGACAGCTGCTGGCAACAGGCGTCAAGGAGGCGCTGCTCACTGAGCCGGTGCTGGAAGACATTAAGATACGCACCTGCTTCGTAACGAGTCTGGAGCGTGCGCAGGCCAAGGAACCCCACGAGCCACCGCCCAGCGTCGCTTATGCCATCTGTGACGACGACGCTGTGATTCAGATACCGGGAACGCTGCGCGAGAGCGTTTACGAGCTGCTCTTCGAGCAGAGCAATGAGCGTGACAGTTTGCCGCATCTGGTGCTGCGTGCGATCCTCGACTGCAATCGCGACGTCCGCCGAGCGCTGATCGAGAGCATCTTTGTAATTGGCGGCGGCAGCATGGTCCAAGGTCTGTTGGCCCGGCTCAAGTCcgagctgcagctgctgctggccagCGATAAGTATTATGCCGATCGCTTCCACGGCGAGCTGCAGTTCAAGTTCTACCACAGCATCGGCAAGCAGAACTTCACAGCCTGGCTGGGCGGCGCTCTCTGCGGTGCCACCGATCTCATCCAGTCGCGATCGCTCTCGAAGGAGGCGTATCTGCGGCACGAACACGTTCCGGACTGGAGCAATCTGTGCGACAATCGATTGAATGGGAACTAG
- the LOC132797039 gene encoding CWF19-like protein 2 homolog — protein sequence METMKRTLKELAKAESEHGQDSKRSSAKKQKKHKRKSKSKRGYDDSDSSSSSGNEKKRKKQRKKSKKRRKQSSSSSSYDSDSDTSDSSDWVEAPAPKDSSDDSSDEKSSKRHHKKSKKRKTKKRRKQSENSTDEEQEKEKKPDLEQKTTLQRDNWMTNNDAPFSLRTFEKQRKEPRKPNAEHQQNTYDPATSRYELNPYWQRNGTGLPGFQKPANDDDQRTERQREEQRRNPAPKWQKAGTATAAVDIHRKEQVEQQEEQQQDEQQEQEQELLTDEQLNALAARALKAELKQKVELAAQLNQQLAKARKLREEDAAKPKSKSKNRAEEKHVLLTRSDASGNVRPLLQSSASTSTSASNSGGNRKQNKKRMETHVDGERVRYFADDDRYDIKQMFEREKYATAADSNLEYAEMLAKHKNPNDDLEDIFNDNARKSQPQGKSEQRELHRAVHEHEKLAATMSNCQHCLGSRNIDKTLNIALGDKLYLKLPRYEGLQEGHALITPYQHVVCAMQLDEDAWQEVQTMLKTMARLFAAQGKDVVFFEVANKLHKQQHMTIHCVPVAQAQGELVPFYFKKAIQESEEEWSTNRQLIPVKNQLLHKAIPKGLPYVWVNFGIGSGFAHIIEDPSRFPPTFALEVIGGMLNLNPNTWRRPRKAVYSDRKVKEYADLWSKHDASREDL from the exons ATGGAGACAATGAAGCGCACACTTAAAGAACTG GCTAAAGCAGAGTCGGAACATGGTCAAGATAGCAAGCGCTCTAGCGCCaaaaagcagaagaagcatAAGCGAAAATCCAAATCTAAACGTGGCTACGACGACAGCGACTCGTCGAGCAGCAGTGGTAATGAAAAGAAACGCAAGAAGCAGCGCAAAAAGTCCAAGAAGAGAAGGaaacaaagcagcagcagcagcagctacgaTAGCGACAGCGACACAAGCGATTCTTCGGATTGGGTAGAGGCGCCAGCTCCCAAGGACTCCAGCGACGATAGCAGCGATGAGAAGAGCAGTAAAAGGCACcacaaaaagtcgaaaaagCGAAAGACTAAAAAACGTCGCAAGCAGAGCGAAAATAGCACCGACGAggagcaagagaaagagaagaaacCAGATCTGGAGCAGAAAACCACACTGCAACGCGACAACTGGATGACGAACAACGATGCGCCGTTTTCGTTGAGAACATTCGAGAAGCAGCGCAAGGAGCCGCGTAAACCAAATGCAGAGCATCAACAGAACACTTACGATCCCGCCACGAGTCGCTACGAACTGAACCCCTATTGGCAGCGCAATGGCACCGGTCTGCCCGGTTTCCAGAAGCCCGCAAATGATGACGATCAACGCACGGAGCGACAGCGTGAGGAGCAGCGTCGCAATCCCGCGCCCAAATGGCAAAAAGCcggaacagcaacagcagcagttgataTACATAGAAAAGAGCAGGTTGAGCAGCAGGAAGAACAACAGCAGGAtgagcagcaggagcaggaacAGGAGTTGCTGACAGATGAGCAGCTAAATGCGCTTGCGGCGCGCGCTTTGAAGGCAGAGCTGAAACAGAAAGTCGAGCTGGCAGCTCAACTGAATCAGCAATTGGCAAAGGCGAGGAAGTTGCGCGAAGAAGACGCAGCCAAGCCGAAGAGCAAGTCAAAGAATAGGGCAGAGGAGAAGCACGTGCTGCTCACACGCAGCGATGCCAGCGGTAATGTGCGTCCCTTGTTGCAATCGAGCGCCTCTACTTCCACTTCAGCTTCCAATTCTGGTGGCAATCGGAAACAGAATAAAAAGCGGATGGAGACGCATGTGGATGGCGAACGTGTGCGCTACTTCGCAGACGATGATCGCTACGATATCAAGCAAATG TTTGAACGggaaaagtatgcaacggcTGCCGACTCGAATTTGGAGTACGCTGAAATGCTGGCCAAGCACAAGAATCCCAACGACGATCTAGAGGATATATTCAACGACAACGCTCGCAAGTCGCAGCCACAGGGCAAATCCGAGCAACGCGAGCTGCATCGCGCAGTGCATGAGCACGAGAAGCTGGCGGCTACCATGAGCAACTGTCAGCACTGTTTGGGATCCCGTAATATCGACAAGACGCTGAACATTGCGTTGGGAGATAAACTGTATTTGAAGTTGCCCCGCTACGAGGGACTGCAGGAGGGTCATGCCTTGATCACACCATATCAGCACGTCGTCTGTGCCATGCAGTTGGACGAGGATGCATGGCAGGAAGTACAAACCATGCTTAAGACAATGGCACGCCTCTTTGCCGCCCAAGGAAAGGATGTCGTCTTTTTCGAGGTGGCCAACAAGCTGCATAAGCAGCAGCACATGACCATCCATTGTGTGCCTGTTGCGCAGGCGCAGGGAGAACTAGTGCCCTTCTACTTCAAGAAGGCGATACAAGAATCCGAGGAGGAATGGTCCACGAATCGACAGTTGATACCCGTTAAGAATCAACTGCTGCACAAAGCCATTCCCAAGGGATTGCCCTATGTCTGGGTCAACTTTGGCATTGGCTCGGGATTCGCTCACATTATCGAGGATCCGTCTCGCTTTCCACCCACTTTTGCTCTGGAAGTCATTGGTGGCATGCTCAATTTGAATCCAAATACCTGGCGAAGACCGCGTAAGGCGGTTTACTCTGATCGCAAGGTCAAGGAGTACGCTGATCTCTGGTCCAAACACGATGCCAGTAGAGAAGATCTGTGA
- the LOC132797046 gene encoding small ribosomal subunit protein eS19A: MPGVTVKDIDQHAVTKAVAVFLKKTGKLKVPDQMDIIKTAKFKELAPYDPDWFYVRCASILRHLYHRSPAGVGSITKIYGGRKRNGVHPSHFCRAADGAARKALQALEHARLVEKHPEGGRKLSSIGQRDLDRIANQIVAKQRDAAKQTGPIVISK; the protein is encoded by the exons ATGCCAGGTGTCACAGTGAAGGATATTGACCAGCATGCCGTTACCAAGGCGGTCGCAGTTTTCCTTAAGAA gACTGGCAAATTGAAGGTGCCCGACCAGATGGACATCATCAAGACCGCCAAATTCAAGGAGCTGGCACCTTACGATCCCGACTGGTTCTATGTGCGTTGCGCCTCGATTCTGCGTCACTTGTACCATCGCAGTCCCGCTGGCGTCGGCTCCATCACCAAGATCTACGGCGGACGCAAACGCAACGGTGTCCACCCATCGCACTTCTGCCGTGCCGCCGATGGCGCTGCCCGCAAGGCTCTGCAGGCCTTGGAACATGCTCGCCTGGTCGAGAAGCACCCCGAGGGTGGCCGCAAATTGAGCTCGATTGGACAGCGTGATTTGGATCGCATTGCCAACCAGATTGTCGCTAAGCAGCGTGATGCCGCCAAGCAGACGGGCCCTATTGTTATTtccaagtaa
- the LOC132797047 gene encoding probable small nuclear ribonucleoprotein G produces MSKAHPPELKKYMDKRMMLKLNGGRAVTGILRGFDPFMNVVLDDTVEECKDNTKNSIGMVVIRGNSIVMVEALDRV; encoded by the exons atgtCGAAAGCACATCCACCAGAGCTGAAAAA GTACATGGACAAGCGAATGATGCTCAAATTGAATGGCGGCCGCGCAGTCACCGGCATTTTGCGCGGATTCGATCCCTTTATGAACGTAGTGCTCGACGACACCGTGGAGGAGTGCAAGGATAATACCAAGAACAGCATTGGCATGGTCGTGATACGCGGCAACAGCATCGTTATGGTCGAGGCCCTGGACAGAGTTTGA
- the LOC132797040 gene encoding serine/threonine-protein kinase PAK mbt has product MFSKKKKKPLISMPSNFEHRVHTGFDKRENKYVGLPLQWASIVGNNQILKSSNRPLPLVDPSEITPTEILDLKTIVRPHHNNNKADTTSLNSSSSTMMMMGGGGNMGAGPPGAAASMSMAPGGMSAAPGIVLPKTSHVARSNSLRSSSPPRVRRVANVPPAVPEEEAGPGPGPSGGPFKPPPPQAGSGAGVAHNMLYPNPSQHAHPPHLHPHAHPHPHANGGAIGPLAVRTDPYRGNLGNPAGNAGNPGMQQTSPVSSVASATRSTHSHSNQQQQQLNNNGQNPYPLYPATQQQQQQQQQQQPKLVGQDQNQNPHGGVGVNKTASRASSSSGNAAALAASAQAAQQTQPKQEQRLTHEQFRAALQMVVSAGDPRENLEHFNKIGEGSTGTVCIATDKSTGRQVAVKKMDLRKQQRRELLFNEVVIMRDYHHPNIVETYSSFLVNDELWVVMEYLEGGALTDIVTHSRMDEEQIATVCKQCLKALAYLHSQGVIHRDIKSDSILLAADGRVKLSDFGFCAQVSQELPKRKSLVGTPYWMSPEVISRLPYGPEVDIWSLGIMVIEMVDGEPPFFNEPPLQAMRRIRDMQPPNLKNAHKVSPRLQSFLDRMLVRDPAQRATAAELLAHPFLRQAGPPSLLVPLMRNSRHHT; this is encoded by the exons ATGttcagcaagaagaagaagaaaccgCTGATCTCGATGCCGAGCAACTTTGAGCATCGCGTGCACACGGGATTCGATAAGAGGGAGAACAAATACGTTGGCCTCCCGCTCCAATGGGCCTCGATTGTGGGCAACAATCAGATACTCAAGTCCAGCAATCGCCCCCTGCCGCTCGTCGATCCCTCAGAGATTACGCCCACCGAGATCCTTGACCTGAAGACGATTGTGCGTCCgcatcacaacaacaacaaggcggACACCACATCactgaacagcagcagcagcaccatgatgatgatgggagGTGGCGGCAACATGGGTGCCGGCCCACCAGGAGCAGCTGCATCCATGTCCATGGCACCGGGTGGCATGTCAGCAGCGCCGGGCATTGTGCTGCCCAAGACATCGCATGTGGCACGCTCCAATTCGCTGCGCAGCTCGAGTCCGCCGCGCGTGCGTCGTGTGGCAAATGTGCCGCCCGCAGTGCCCGAGGAGGAGGCGGGGCCAGGGCCGGGTCCATCTGGTGGGCCCTTcaagccgccgccgccacagGCAGGATCAGGAGCCGGGGTGGCACACAATATGCTCTATCCGAATCCCAGTCAACATGCGCATCCGCCACATCTGCATCCGCATGCGCATCCGCATCCCCATGCCAACGGTGGCGCCATCGGCCCCCTGGCCGTGCGCACTGATCCCTATCGTGGCAATCTGGGCAATCCGGCTGGCAACGCTGGCAACCCGGGCATGCAGCAGACGTCGCCTGTCAGCTCCGTGGCGAGTGCCACACGCTCCACGCACTCGCATTccaaccaacagcaacaacaacttaacaACAATGGCCAGAATCCATATCCACTTTACCCCgccacacagcaacaacaacaacaacagcagcagcagcaaccaaagcTTGTGGGCCAAGATCAAAATCAGAATCCACATGGTGGTGTCGGTGTCAACAAGACTGCGTCCCGTGCCTCCAGCTCCAGTGGCAATGcggctgccttggctgccTCCGCACAGGCGGCACAGCAAACACAACCCAAGCAGGAGCAGCGTTTGACACACGAGCAATTCCGTGCCGCCTTGCAGATGGTTGTTTCTGCTGGTGATCCGCGCGAGAATCTTGAGCATTTCAATAAGATTGGCGAAGGCTCGACGGGCACCGTTTGCATAGCCACCGACAAGTCTACAG GTCGCCAAGTGGCTGTCAAGAAGATGGATCTGCgcaagcagcagcgacgcGAGCTGCTCTTCAACGAGGTGGTCATCATGCGTGACTATCATCATCCCAACATTGTGGAGACATACTCCAGTTTTCTGGTCAACGACGAGCTCTGGGTGGTCATGGAGTATCTCGAGGGCGGCGCTCTCACCGACATTGTGACGCACTCGCGCATGGATGAGGAGCAAATCGCCACCGTTTGCAAGCAGTGCCTCAAGGCGTTGGCCTACTTGCATTCACAG GGCGTCATTCATCGGGACATCAAGTCGGACTCGATTCTGCTGGCCGCTGATGGCCGGGTGAAGCTGTCGGACTTTGGCTTCTGTGCTCAGGTGTCGCAGGAGCTGCCGAAGCGCAAATCGCTTGTGGGCACACCTTACTGGATGTCACCGGAGGTGATCTCCCGCCTGCCCTATGGTCCCGAGGTGGACATCTGGTCGCTGGGCATCATGGTGATCGAGATGGTCGACGGGGAGCCGCCGTTCTTCAATGAGCCGCCGTTGCAGGCGATGCGTCGTATACGCGATATGCAGCCACCGAACCTGAAGAATGCTCACAAGGTGTCGCCGCGTCTCCAATCATTCCTCGATCGCATGCTCGTCCGTGATCCAGCGCAGCGTGCCACAGCCGCTGAGCTGCTGGCGCATCCGTTCTTGCGGCAAGCGGGGCCACCATCGTTGCTGGTGCCGCTGATGCGTAACTCGCGACACCACACCTAG